The stretch of DNA GAAGGAGGACGAGATCCGCCGCTCCGGCGGGATCTTCGCGATCGGCCGCCGCGAGTTCCGCGACTCGGTGAAGCACGCGCCGCGGATCGTGTGGCCCGACCCCGAAATCGCCCGGCGCCTCACCACCTCGGAGCAGATCCTCTGGGCGCACCGCGTGGACAAGGACGCCGAGGTCAAGGCGGGAACCACCGTACGCGTGTACGCGGACCTCCTGCCCGCCAGCGACGGCACCGCCCCGTTCGCGATCCACACCTTCAACCAGATCACCGGAGGGACCTCGATCTTCCCGAGGCAGGCGGCGATCGCGAACGATCACTTCGTCTTCACCGGCGTCGACTCCGACGAGAAGCAGACCTCGATCGGTCGCGCGTTCGCGGCCGCGCAGGGGATGGAGAAACCGTATTACGCGACCCCCGGGGACGGCATCTTCCACTTCTATTTCCCCGAGCAGGGGCTCGTCGTCCCGGGGATGATGATCCCCGGCGCCGACTCGCATTCGCGCGCCTACGGCGCCTACGGCGCGATCGGCATCGGCGTCGGCTCGACGACGCTGGGATTCGGCTGGTCGACCGGGCACATCTACACGACGGTCGCCAAGCCGCGGCGCGTGGTTTTCACCGGCGCGCTGCAGCCCTGGGTCACCGGGAAGGACCTCGTCCTCGAGCTGCTGCGCCGCTGGGGGGCGAAGCAGTCCGAGGGGATGAGCGTCGAATTCGTGGACGCGAAGGGACAGCTCCCGATCGCCTACCGCAACACCATCTGCAACATGATGGCCGAGGCGGAGAGCTGGAACGGGATCTTCGCCCCCGACGAGATCACGTACTCGTGGTTCCGCGCGAAGGGGATGGCCGACCTCCCTTACCCGCCGATCGCCCCGGGAGCGGACGTCGCGTGGGCGATCGACGAGACACTCGCGCTCGACGGCGTCGTCACGATGATCGCGAAGCCGTTCAGCCCGGGGAACGCCTTCCCCGCGGAGGAGGTCGCGAGGGAGAAGCTCACCTTCGACAAGGCGATGATCGGCTCGTGCACGAACGGCGGGTACGACGACCTGCTG from Candidatus Polarisedimenticolaceae bacterium encodes:
- a CDS encoding aconitase family protein; this encodes MPKPLHTIQPARLRPGTTRDTLPAPRPSDLAGTQAGHVLRGTALIFWDPKRPGRKLDAIDTDQITPAADCVSESLETLDERWKAGSFRHLMPDFRKRVHAGQTFVIAGERFAIGSSREMSPAGLKGVAEEAGLELVIVCSHNMGDIFRRNSFNLGLHVVQCPEAVEDARDGDVLTFDTASRELANETQGKRYLPVPLTPKEDEIRRSGGIFAIGRREFRDSVKHAPRIVWPDPEIARRLTTSEQILWAHRVDKDAEVKAGTTVRVYADLLPASDGTAPFAIHTFNQITGGTSIFPRQAAIANDHFVFTGVDSDEKQTSIGRAFAAAQGMEKPYYATPGDGIFHFYFPEQGLVVPGMMIPGADSHSRAYGAYGAIGIGVGSTTLGFGWSTGHIYTTVAKPRRVVFTGALQPWVTGKDLVLELLRRWGAKQSEGMSVEFVDAKGQLPIAYRNTICNMMAEAESWNGIFAPDEITYSWFRAKGMADLPYPPIAPGADVAWAIDETLALDGVVTMIAKPFSPGNAFPAEEVAREKLTFDKAMIGSCTNGGYDDLLSAALVIRAARQSGAKKTATELVVFPGSGGVKHQIERPDARLGGESIAEVFRSVGGAIRQSWCGPCFGQGPDALRPGQRAITSFNRNWQNRMGVGGEGYLASPSVVAASAILGYMAPPSELGLSWEAERFSV